A single window of Eucalyptus grandis isolate ANBG69807.140 chromosome 1, ASM1654582v1, whole genome shotgun sequence DNA harbors:
- the LOC104423836 gene encoding transcription factor IIIA-like, with protein sequence MFYFERSFKCSIQDCSASYKRKDHLARHFLQHKGKIFNCPIDGCNKSFVYQGNMKRHLNEIHNDEEPLTSGECKSLKQHVCPEGGCGKVFKFALKLQKHEDSHVKLENVEAFCCECMKYFSNVDYLKEHMRSAHQLVNCDICGTKRLRKTIQQHLHTHEKKNLADSEAFRCHVEGCLSIFSTVQCSHLLSRFWLGMEYNCMEL encoded by the exons GGATTGCTCTGCCAGCTATAAGAGAAAAGACCATTTGGCTCGTCACTTTCTTCAGCATAAAGGCAAGATTTTCAACTGTCCTATTGATGGTTGCAATAAGTCATTTGTGTatcaagggaacatgaagagGCACTTGAATGAAATTCACAATGATGAGGAACCATTGACGTCTGGTGAATGTAAGAGTCTGAAGCAGCATGTTTGTCCGGAGGGTGGGTGTGGAAAGGTTTTCAAGTTTGCATTGAAGTTGCAAAAGCACGAAGATTCTCATG TCAAACTGGAGAATGTGGAGGCTTTCTGTTGTGAGTGCATGAAATACTTCAGCAATGTTGACTATCTAAAGGAGCACATGCGGTCAGCTCACCAATTAGTCAATTGCGACATATGTGGGACTAAGCGGTTGAGGAAGACTATCCAACAGCATCTCCACACGcatgagaagaaaaatttgGCTGATTCAGAAGCATTCAGATGTCATGTTGAGGGTTGTCTCAGCATTTTTTCAACAGTGCAATGCAGTCACCTACTAAGTAGATTTTGGCTGGGCATGGAATATAATTGTATGGAACTTTGA